The Cryomorphaceae bacterium 1068 region GCGGTCATAAAGGCGATCGAAAGCGTCGGAATCAAATTTCTTATTGATATCACCCCACCAAACGGCATCGCGGGTAATATCGTCTTCTACAATAAATCTGTCTTTAGGAGATCTTCCTGTAAAGTCTCCCGTGTCAATAGCTAAAGCACCTGTGCTTGAAAGCGACCCTAGTCCTAGAACCAACGTTTCTTCTACCAATTCGGCTGGTGTTAAGTTCCAAAATGCGCTTCCCACATTTTCTAAACCCAGATAAGAGAGATCGTGTTTCTCAGGAATTCTTCCGTAATTATTCATAGTAAATGGTTTAATTCTTCAGTTGGTGTTACATGTCAAAGGTAAGGGTTTGAGGTCATAATAGAGAATGAGAATTCCTGACTTTTGACAGTTTGTATCGTGGAAAAGTTTATTAAACAGGATCATTTTAACAAATCAATCAACAGATATCCCTGTCTTCTTTGCTGTCCAAGCCCTGTATGCAAAGAACAGCCAGCCTACAATTAGTAATAAGCCTCCAATAGGAGTAATTGGTCCCAACACGGACTTCCAAGATTCAATGCCCAAAAGATCTCGAGTGCTTAAGAGATAAATAGAAATACTGAAGAATATAATACCCCCAATGAAGAGAGAGGAGAGAATCTTGAAATTTTTCGTGCTGAGTAATTTACTCCCTGAAAATCCAAGGACGATGAGTGCCAAAGAGTGCCACACTTGATAGCGGACACCTGTTTTGAAACTGTCTAGCTGCTCAGCTGAAATAAGCGCCTCGAGAGCATGAGCACCAAGCGCCCCGAGTATGACCGCCATGGCCATAGAAAGAGCACCGATGGCAATTGTTGACTTTTCGATTGAATTCATTTGTCAAAAATAGTCAAGAACAAAAAAAGGCGACCCTTCCTGGCCGCCTTTCCTGATTCATAGAGTCGAGGATCAGTTTTTCTTCAATTTTTCCATCTCTTGGTTGAAGGTTTCTTTGAACTGTTCGTAGTCATAGTCAATTTTCAACCTTTCGTCTTGAGATAACCTTTCATTCATAGCACCGATCAAGTCTTGTCCGCTCAACTCGATTGCCACATAGTATTTGTAGTTTCCGGTCTCCGTAACTTTCACTGCCTTTTGGCAAATGGTCTTAGTACCTGTTAGTTCTTGGTCCAGAACTTCACGGGTCAAACCTTCAAATCTTTCTTCTACCTCTTCGCGGTTGTTGAATTCACGTGAATTCACGTAGTTATCAATTGTTCCTTGGATGGTTGTATTGATCGCAGAGGCTAAATCAGCTCTCGCATTACTGAATGCTTTCTTTTTGGCTGTGGCCTGATCCATGCTTTCTCCCAAACCATTTGATCTGAAGAATTCATCGTTGCTGAAATACTCTTCTCCGGCGCAGTACTCGTTAATTAAAACTTCTCCTGCGGGAGCTGCTACTTCTTTGTTTTTCTTGCAAGCCGTGAAGGCTAGTCCTACCGCCAAAAATAAAAAGGCAGTTTTTGCAATTCCGGTGCTTCGTGCAATTGTTCTCATTGTTTCCGTATTAGGTTGTTAGTTTATTCAGAAATTGTGCCAAATGGCTATTGTGTTTAAAATAAGTCGTTTGCGAGCTTTCTCATCAGCTCTGATTCAATGTTTTTAGTGAAATTTTGATAAGCTTTGAGTCCGGCCTTCTCAAAAGTGAGGTCAACTCCTTTAATATCGGTTTTCGAAATCTTGTATACACTTTCACTTTTTCGAGCATCGATTACATTGGCATCGAGCTCGAGTCTTACAGTTGAAAATCCCTGTGATTCTCCCGTAGACTTCGTATCAGATTTTAATTCGATGATTACGTCGGCTTTTTTGGGATCTTTCGTAAACCGCACCCCCTTTCTATTGAGCGACGCGATAATGGCAGCACTTATTGGTTCACCGCTCATTTCGTTTCCCAAATTTCTTTCATCAGCATCGATGTGCACCAAGGGTGGTGAATAGTCGATCCGAGAAGAGATGCTTTTGCCTCTCAAAGATTCAGTCAGCTTTCGCATAAAGCTGTCTCCCTTGAAAGGTTCAAAAAGTTGTTCTGTATCGATTTCGGTTGAAAGCATATTTGGCTTAGTAGACCGTTCTGCTTCCGAAATGGGTATAGTAATTCTGCCATTGACATTGGTGGAAAGCGAACCCTTGATTCTTCCGTACTGGCCTTGGTAAACGTAGTTGATAGGAACACCCGAAAGCGGTTGGCCCGATTCTGAATCAGCCACCGATAGTTCTGCTTCGGTTTGGTAACTGTTTTGAAAAGTGAGTCTTGGCTTATTGCTTAGGTCCAATACCACTCCGTCGAGCATTGATTTGAGTCCGCTGAATAGTTCATTGTCGAGCAATATTGATTGCCCGCGAAAGACAGCCTCGTTTTTGTCTGCCCAGAACTCCTCGATGGCTTGAAGGCCTCTCAAGTAATAGTCGACCGATTCAGAGTAGCGTCCATCAGCTTCGGCGGCTTCGGCTTTCGCTAGAAAGTCCAAAGCCAATGACTCAGCCGATTCTTTTTTCTGTCGTTGCTTTTCTGCATATGTGGATTTATCGAGCCGGTAATAAACCCAATATGCATCGGCATCTTCAAACTGTTCTACAAGCTGAAAATCTTCCAAATCAAGATTGGTGCTCGTTCGTATGGTTTCTCTGAACTCTTGTTCAAATTTGTATTCGCGTTCAAGGGTGTATAAGAGAGAGTTGGAATTGACGTTCACTTTTATTTCTGAGGCTAAATCGCTTAAGGCATTCTCTTTGGCCGCACTTCTGAAATCAGTTCCCGGCGTTTTTTGGGCAACTCCAATTCCCACATAGTAAGAGTTGGTAATTGGTCTACTTTGAACCCAAGTGGGCGAAGCAGGGAAGTTCTCTGTTGTAGCAACTTTTTTTTGGCTTGAACAAGAAAATAGAAGGACGGTACATAAAAAGACATAGCTCAGAACTCTCATTGGCGCATAAGTTTTGTGAGTTCTGAGGCGAGGTCAGAAGCTACGCTTGAGTAGGCACTATTTGCTAATTGATCTACTGTTTGCAATGTCCTTTCGGCTCTCAACATACCTAAGAGTCGGTTTTTGTCAGAACGAGATGTAATCACTCCATCATCATTTGCAGGGTAGAGTTTCGTAGCTTCACCTTCATACGACGCATAATACACATCATCAGAAATCTTTTTTTCTGCGATGTCAGAAAACAGTACCTCACCGGTTTCCAGCGAGATGGCTTTGTACTGGAATGAGATGGATACTTCATTCGCATTGTAGTACTCTTTGTATGTTACCGGCTTATACCTCGTCTGGTAGTAGTGTTTGTCAGTCTCTTTATTGTAAAGTTTTACTCGGTACCCTTCAAACCCTTTCTTTTCAGAAACTTTCAATCGGCCCCTGCGCTCGGCGTAGGAAATGACGGTTCCCGTTATAATTGCCTTTGCGCCGAGCAAGTTTCCAACTTCTACAGCAGTCCCTTCATCGACAATTCCGCTCAGGCTCATTCTTTGTTCTTCCAGAATCAACTCCAAGTTATCTCTTTCGACAATTTTCAAAAAGGGATCATTGATCGCCGACAGTTCGGTAATGACAAAAGCAGTCAGTCTATCGTTCACTCCTTTTTGCTTAGAACTATTCTTGAACTCACCTATTGCCACAGGGAATTTGCCTAAGTCGAGACACTCATCCCGAAGTACAGCTACATCTTTGTAATTGGGATCAACCCGATAGATTTCATCAAATTCGTAGTAAGCCAATCTGTATCTCCCACCATCAAAATGCTGCACTGCTGCGATGTAAAGTGGTTCGTTTACGGCAGTGTTTTTAAGAGCTGAAACATCCTTATAACCAGGTTCCAACTGCTCTATTTCCTTTAGCAAGATGGTAGCCTGATTGAACTTCTTATCAGCCATCAATTCGTTGCTCTCGTTATATAGCTCCTTGATGTATGCGGCTTTTACATCTTCATAGTCATCAGTAATGTAGCGTGGGTAGGTTAGGTCTATTCCCAATCGCTCCACCTTATCGTGGTAAGCCATGGCTTCCAAATAGGAATAAACCGCTTCTTTGGTTTCTCCCATGGCCTTGGTTTTGGTGAATTCATCCACCTTGTTATTCAGCATTCGCTGGCCCATTTTGGTCAAGCCAATACGGGCATCTACATTGTTTCGATTTTTGAGTAGGGAATTGTAATAAAAGAGAGCAGCATCTGAGTATAGTCCTGCCTCTTCAAGCTTTACAGCCTTTTTTGACAGCGATTTTGAGCCATTGCATCCGTATGCTATGAAGCATATCGCCATACAATAGACCAGCTTTCTGATCAGTTTAACGTTGTATGTTTTGAGTAGAGGCATTTCTTGTCTTAAGAAGAAAATTGCAATTTATTACTGTAGCCTCTGAGCTCATGTTTTGAATTACCGTCTTTCAAAGACGAGTGATCCATTGATTTATGAAAATATTCAGGTAAATTTTTAATCATGTTTAAGAGGTCAGAAGCTAAATTAACTTTTTTCTGTTCAGAGATTAGCAACGCTCGTGCCAAATGCTCCAATCAAGTTATGCAGTAGCTCTGTTGAAAAGAAGATACGTGAGAATTTATGATGGGTTACCATAGAGTCATAACTTCGTTTTCCCTAGAATAAAGAATTGCCATTATGCAAAATGTATTGATCCTTGGAGCGGGGAGATCGTCCGTTTCACTTTTGGATTATTTGATAGAAAGATCAGGACAAAATCAGTGGAAGATTATCATTGCTGATGCGAATCCCGAAGCTGCTAAATCTCTGGTAGACGATGCCGATGTAGAATTGGTTCAGCTCGACGCCAAAAATGACTCGCAGCGGATGAAGTTGATTTCCCAAGCTGATCTGGTCATAAGCATGTTGCCGGCCTTCTTGCACATTTTAGTGGCAAAAGATTGCCTTAATGCAGGCAAGAATTTGATAACACCAAGCTACGTCAGTAAAGAGATGCGCGAGTTGGAAGATCAAGTAAAAGAAAAGGGTTTGATCTTCTTGAACGAGCTCGGAGTTGACCCGGGTATAGACCATATGTCGGCAATGAAACTCCTTGATGAAATAAGATCTCAAGGAAATGAAATAGCCTGTTTCGAAAGCTTTACCGGTGGTTTGGTAGCTCCCGAGAGTGATAACAATCCGTGGAATTACAAGTTCACTTGGAATCCGCGCAACGTAGTACTTGCCGGACAAGGTGGTGCGGTGCAGTTTAAACACAATGGCAGATTCAAATACATTCCTTACCAAAAGCTATTTAGACGTACTGAGATTATTGAGATTCCAGGGTATGGTCGCTTCGAAGGATACGCCAATCGCGATTCGCTGAACTATCGAGGTACTTACGATCTGAAAGGTATACCTACTATTTATCGCGGAACTCTGCGTCGTGTGGGTTTTTGTAGAGCTTGGAATATTTTTGTGCAAATGGGAATGACCGATGATTCTTATACTATTGAGGATTGTCCGAATATGACGCATCGTCAATTTACAAATGCGTTTTTGGCTTTTAATCAAAACGACAGTGTAGAGCTAAAGTTGATGCACTACATGAAGCTGGATCAGGATAGCGAGATCATTGATAAATTGAAATGGATCGGAATATTTGATGACGAACCGATAGGGTTGGATAAACCATCTAGTCCTGCTCAAATCCTACAGCACATTCTGGAGAAGAAATGGACACTAGATCCAGGTGATAAAGACATGATTGTCATGTGGCATAAACTCTGCTACAAGAA contains the following coding sequences:
- a CDS encoding saccharopine dehydrogenase NADP-binding domain-containing protein — encoded protein: MQNVLILGAGRSSVSLLDYLIERSGQNQWKIIIADANPEAAKSLVDDADVELVQLDAKNDSQRMKLISQADLVISMLPAFLHILVAKDCLNAGKNLITPSYVSKEMRELEDQVKEKGLIFLNELGVDPGIDHMSAMKLLDEIRSQGNEIACFESFTGGLVAPESDNNPWNYKFTWNPRNVVLAGQGGAVQFKHNGRFKYIPYQKLFRRTEIIEIPGYGRFEGYANRDSLNYRGTYDLKGIPTIYRGTLRRVGFCRAWNIFVQMGMTDDSYTIEDCPNMTHRQFTNAFLAFNQNDSVELKLMHYMKLDQDSEIIDKLKWIGIFDDEPIGLDKPSSPAQILQHILEKKWTLDPGDKDMIVMWHKLCYKKPGEEELKEINSSLVVIGDESPRTAMAKTVGLPVGMAARLVLNGEFKISGVHIPTIPELYKPILSELEEHGIEFNEREIENASLG
- a CDS encoding LPP20 family lipoprotein; this encodes MRVLSYVFLCTVLLFSCSSQKKVATTENFPASPTWVQSRPITNSYYVGIGVAQKTPGTDFRSAAKENALSDLASEIKVNVNSNSLLYTLEREYKFEQEFRETIRTSTNLDLEDFQLVEQFEDADAYWVYYRLDKSTYAEKQRQKKESAESLALDFLAKAEAAEADGRYSESVDYYLRGLQAIEEFWADKNEAVFRGQSILLDNELFSGLKSMLDGVVLDLSNKPRLTFQNSYQTEAELSVADSESGQPLSGVPINYVYQGQYGRIKGSLSTNVNGRITIPISEAERSTKPNMLSTEIDTEQLFEPFKGDSFMRKLTESLRGKSISSRIDYSPPLVHIDADERNLGNEMSGEPISAAIIASLNRKGVRFTKDPKKADVIIELKSDTKSTGESQGFSTVRLELDANVIDARKSESVYKISKTDIKGVDLTFEKAGLKAYQNFTKNIESELMRKLANDLF
- a CDS encoding DUF423 domain-containing protein; protein product: MNSIEKSTIAIGALSMAMAVILGALGAHALEALISAEQLDSFKTGVRYQVWHSLALIVLGFSGSKLLSTKNFKILSSLFIGGIIFFSISIYLLSTRDLLGIESWKSVLGPITPIGGLLLIVGWLFFAYRAWTAKKTGISVD